From Equus przewalskii isolate Varuska chromosome 7, EquPr2, whole genome shotgun sequence, one genomic window encodes:
- the LHFPL7 gene encoding LHFPL tetraspan subfamily member 7 protein produces MVGSMWVALGLSLACISALSLISPAWFQTPTFSFGVLTYCSWPQGNSWNQSCGIFRSLDDIPDFAWKVSAATLLGGWLLLAFNAILLLSWVLVPRGLCPRWGSGPTLGVEAAAAIATIVGLLVFPISLASPFSKEACGASSMYHGGQCQLGSGYVTAIFNAVLASLLPVIGWSHMTKVQGRTILFSSDTERIILVPEMSK; encoded by the exons ATGGTGGGCAGCATGTGGGTGGCTCTGGGGCTCTCCCTGGCCTGCATCTCGGCCCTCAGCCTCATCTCCCCTGCCTGGTTCCAGACCCCCACCTTCTCCTTCGGCGTCCTCACCTACTGCTCCTGGCCTCAGGGTAACAGCTGGAACCAGAGCTGTGGGATCTTCAGGTCCCTGGACGACATTCCTGACTTTGCCTGGAAG GTCTCGGCTGCAACGCTCCTTGGAGGCTGGCTCCTGTTGGCCTTCAATGCAATTCTCCTCCTGTCCTGGGTCCTGGTCCCCAGAGGGCTGTGCCCAAGGTGGGGTAGTGGCCCAACTCTGGGGGTGGAGGCAGCAGCAG CCATCGCCACCATTGTGGGCCTGCTGGTTTTCCCCATCAGCCtggcctctcctttctccaaGGAAGCCTGCGGGGCCTCCTCCATGTACCACGGTGGGCAGTGCCAGCTGGGCTCGGGCTACGTGACCGCCATCTTCAATGCAGTCCTGGCCAGCCTCCTGCCTGTGATCGGGTGGTCCCACATGACCAAGGTCCAGGGAAGGACCATCCTCTTCTCTAGTGACACTGAGAGAATCATCCTTGTGCcagaaatgagcaaataa